The DNA window CCACCACGATGGACTCGCCCTTGGCGGCCTTCTTCTTGTCGCGCTCCGAGCGGTCGGGCTCTTCGTCCGTCGTGTCCGGTTCTTCCTTCTTCTGCCGATAGGCTTCGAGCAGGTTCTCCCCGTTCGACTCGGTGTCGGCCGGGGAGGTACCCGAGCCGTCGGTTTCTATCTCTCTGTCTGAGGTGTCCGTCATACGCTAATCAGTGCTCCCGCGAGCGAGGAGGTGGCGACTGCGCTCGCACAGCCGATCCAAACGAGGACCACGAAGTGAAGGTACGCGTTCGCTTTGTGCCCGCCGTCGACCATCCGGATCATCAGCGACGACAGCAGGGCGTTGAACAGGATGATGAGCGTCAGCAGGTACTCGATGAACGGGATGTCGTACACGCCCGCGTAGATGAGCTGACCGAACTCCAGTTGTGCGAGGTTCATCTGCGTGGAGAACGACGCCAGAATCTCGACGACTTCCAGTCCGATGAAGAACGCGAAGGACGCGGAGGCGGTGATGCCGTACAGCACCCCGATGAGCGTGATGGTCGACTGCTCGCGCTGGCGGCGGAGCTTGATGACCTCGCTCATGTTGGTACTGATGAGTTCGCCGAGCTGCTTCGGTTCCCCACCCATCTGTCGGCCCACGTTGTACATCTCGCTGAACTTCTGGATGAGGTACGAACTCGACTCCGCCGTGAAGAAGAACCACGACCGGGTCGGACCGATCCGCATCTTCAACCGGGTGTAGAGTCGGTCTATCTGCCGCGTTAGCACGCCGAAGTCCTTGTTTCGGAGGGTCTTCAACACCGCGGTCGTCGTGCTCTGCTTCGCGCTCTCGGACGCGCCGAGTGCGCGGATGAACCCGGGGAACTCCTCGTCGCGTTCCTTGATGCGGTTCTCGTGTCGCCGCGCGATGATGCCGGGAACCGCAAGCGGCGTCAAAGGCGTCGCGAGCAGTAGCGGAACGGGCGTATCGAGCATGACTCCCTGTATCGTCCGTCCGACGGACGTGACGCCCGCGGTGCCGATGGCGAGGACGCCGACGAACAGGAACGAGAGCGCGACGGCACCGTAGAGGGTGATGTCTATCTGCCTGTCGGCCTTCGTCCGGTAGTCGCTCTGGTGGTACCAGAGGGGGTCGTACGGCGACATCGTCCTGATGACGTAGTAAAAGCCCAGTTGGACGAAGACGAACAGCACGATGACCGCCGAGATGGTCATCGTCGCGTCCGTCCCCGTCAGTATCGGGAGGACGATGGCGTTGATGATGGCGAACGTCATCGACAGGATCATCGAGAGGTAGAGGTCCTTCATCACTTCGAGGTTGCCGAGTGCGCTCTCGTAGACGGTGATGTACTTCTGGACCATCGCACTCTGCTCGCCGAGGAGGAAGTCGTCGATGCTCTGCCCGGCGTTGAGCGCGTACGCGAGGCGGTCGAGGAAGTCCGCGAGCGGTTTCGAGGGGACCTGTCTCGCCCGACGGCGGCAGGCGTCGTCGAGCGACTGGTTCCACGTGTCCACCAACTGCGTGATGCGGCGCATCTCGACGGCGAGTTCGCCGTACTCCTTCTCGCGGCCGAGCGTTCGGAACACCTG is part of the Halopelagius longus genome and encodes:
- the flaJ gene encoding archaellar assembly protein FlaJ, which codes for MTTQAQRAREFLGSILDSYERMPMETQRYGLIVLLPATVFFFASVLGALLLPLPLLVRLPIFLLGALMLIAALLYPRLLVEQQRRGLENQLHLVITHMTVLSTTNIDRVQVFRTLGREKEYGELAVEMRRITQLVDTWNQSLDDACRRRARQVPSKPLADFLDRLAYALNAGQSIDDFLLGEQSAMVQKYITVYESALGNLEVMKDLYLSMILSMTFAIINAIVLPILTGTDATMTISAVIVLFVFVQLGFYYVIRTMSPYDPLWYHQSDYRTKADRQIDITLYGAVALSFLFVGVLAIGTAGVTSVGRTIQGVMLDTPVPLLLATPLTPLAVPGIIARRHENRIKERDEEFPGFIRALGASESAKQSTTTAVLKTLRNKDFGVLTRQIDRLYTRLKMRIGPTRSWFFFTAESSSYLIQKFSEMYNVGRQMGGEPKQLGELISTNMSEVIKLRRQREQSTITLIGVLYGITASASFAFFIGLEVVEILASFSTQMNLAQLEFGQLIYAGVYDIPFIEYLLTLIILFNALLSSLMIRMVDGGHKANAYLHFVVLVWIGCASAVATSSLAGALISV